A part of Halobaculum sp. MBLA0143 genomic DNA contains:
- a CDS encoding FxsA family protein, with product MVDTRYLLAALLGVPLIDATLLVFVAGAIGGVTTVLLVVLTGLVGMLLVRAEGRHTLRRIQGSLADGQPPTDELLDGAFLIAAGAFLLTPGLVTDVLGFLFVLPPTRYPLRELLSRRVVTPYLDEKTGGFASGNVYIGGFPGDDDGDGSAFGDHDASEERRRAESDGDTVDIGDDEYSVE from the coding sequence ATGGTCGACACCCGGTACCTCCTGGCGGCACTCCTGGGGGTCCCGTTGATCGACGCGACGCTGCTCGTGTTCGTCGCCGGCGCTATCGGTGGGGTGACGACGGTGTTGCTCGTCGTGTTGACGGGACTCGTCGGGATGCTCCTGGTCCGCGCGGAGGGCCGTCACACCCTCAGACGAATCCAGGGGTCGCTCGCGGACGGTCAGCCGCCCACGGACGAACTGCTGGACGGTGCGTTCCTGATCGCCGCCGGGGCGTTCCTGCTCACTCCCGGGCTCGTCACGGACGTGCTCGGGTTCCTGTTCGTCCTGCCGCCGACGCGGTACCCGCTGCGGGAGCTGCTGTCCCGGCGTGTGGTCACGCCGTACTTAGACGAGAAGACCGGCGGGTTCGCCAGCGGAAACGTCTACATCGGGGGGTTCCCCGGCGACGACGACGGCGACGGCAGCGCGTTCGGAGACCACGACGCGAGCGAGGAACGACGACGCGCGGAGTCGGACGGCGACACCGTCGACATCGGCGACGACGAGTACAGCGTCGAGTAG